Within Actinoplanes sp. L3-i22, the genomic segment CTGTCGGCGCACACCTGCGACATGTCGGCCGCGGCGGCGCTGACCGCCGCGATCGCGTCCGGCTCGCTCCGCGTCTCGTGCGAGGTCAAGGCTTGCTGGTACGCCTGGCCGAGCGCCGTCGCGGCATCCGCGACCGGGGCGTCGGCGGTGCCACTGGCCGCCACGATGGCCTGGACCACGCCCGGCTGCATCAGCGACGCGTCCCGCACCGCGCCGGCCAGTTCCTGACAGGTGAGCCGCCCGGGCGGGTCGTCGACGGGCGCCGCGGAGACGAGCGTGCTCGGGCCGGGCGCCGGCGACTCGGGCGCCGGCTCGTCGGAGCAGCCCACGACGCCGGCCGACAGGGCGATCGCGACAAAGATCGCAAAACGTGACATCTCCCCAAACTACGGGAGTTCGCCCAGGAATTCGTCCAGCCCGCCGCTGCTGGACGTGGTGCTGCTCGCGTCGGCGGCGATCGACCTGCGCCGCGAAACCACCACCTCGCCCCGCCCCTGCCCCCGATTCAGCCGGCCCGATCTGCGGCCGGGCGCGGCGTTCCGGCTGGCGCTGAGGGTTCTCTCGGCGGGTTGAGGCAGCCCTGAGCGCCAGCCGGTGCCGGGACCGGGCTTACGACCGTACCGAAGCAAAAAGCGCGGGCCCGGTCGCAAAGGACCGGGCCCGCGCCGAGCGGGGTTTGCCGACGATCAGGAGATCGCGCTGGTCTTCTTGAACGTGTCGTAGCTGACGTTCCAGTCGGTCCAGCCGTTGCCGTTCTTCAGCTTCTCCTCGGTGCCGGAGACCGTGATCACATCGCCCATCATGGTCTGGCCGAAGAGCCACTTGCCCATCGCCTCGGAGACGTTGACGCAGCCGTGCGAGACGTTGCGCTTGCCCTGCTGGCCCTCGGACCACGGGGCGGCGTGGATGAACTGGCCGCTCCAGGTGATCCGCTGGGCGAAGTCGATGTTGGTCTTGTAGCCGCCGGTCGGGTCGGTGTCGGTGGTGTCGAAGACGGTGTGCTCCTTCTTCTCGATCACCACCATGGTGCCGCTGGACGACGGCGTGCTTGCCTTGCCGAGGCTCACCGGCAGCGTCTTGATGACCGCGCCGTCCTTCTTGACCGTCATCTTCTTGGTCTTGTTGTCGACCGTCATGATCAGCGAGCGGCCGATCTTCATGTCGACGGTGAGGTCGGACTTGCCGTACCACCCGTCGCCCATTTTGACGCCCTTGAGCTGCACCTTGTAGTCGATCTTGGTGTTGGCCTGCCAGTACGTCTTCGGACGGAAGTGCACCTCGGTCGGGCTGATCCAGCCCCAGGTGCCCTCCTGCGCCGGCGACGAGGTGACGGTCATCTTGCGCTCGACCTCGGCCCGGTACTTCTCCGGGACGGAGCGGCCGAACTTGATGATCAGCGGCATGCCGACGCCCACCACCTGCTTGTCACCGAGGAAGCTGGTGACGCGCACCAGGTTCGCCGGCTTCTTCATCACGGTGAAGTCGCTGGTGGTCTCGTTGCCCTTGCCGTCGGCCGGCGGGGTGCTGACGGTGACCGTGTACTTCGAGCCCCAGTCCATCGACTCGGCCGGGTGCCAGACCTTCTCGTCCTTGTCGACGGTGCCCTTGACCTCGGCGCCCTGGGAGTCGGTCACCTTGACGGTGGTGTTCTCCGGGTCGTCGCTCGTGTACTTGACGTCCGACCAGGCCTCGATGCCGGTGGCGGCGGCCGCCGGCGAGGTCACCGCGACGGTGCTCAGCGTCGGCTGGGGCGACGGAGATTCGGCGGTGCCGGCGTTGTTGCTGCCGCCCTGCCAGCTCGGCGACTTGCTGCCACTGCACGCGGCGGTGAACAGCAAGCTGCCCGCCAGCAGCGCGACCAGTGTTGCCCGCACCCGTCGGCGACCCTTGCCTGCCGGCACACTCAGCCCGGCCGACCGAACTCGATAGTTCTCCATGGTCCCCTCACGGCGTCGTATCTCCCCGGTGCCCAATACTGCTCCACCAAAGCCAGTTGACCAATCCCGGATTCGTGCCGCGAACGCCACACCATGCCTATCGGTGCACCTCGGCGAAGCCTGACACCGGATGTCGCAAACGTCTCAGCCGAGGTCCGCCGGAACCGGCAGCGCGCTGCCCTCGGCGAACTTCTTCCAGCTCACGTCCCATGGTGTCCAGCCGTTGCCGTAGTCCAGCTTGTCGCCGGTGCCCTTGACCGTGACCGGGTCGCCGACCAGCGTCTTGTCGAACAGCCAGCGGGCGTTCGACGGCGACACGTTGACACATCCGTGGGACACGTTGGTGCGGCCCTGCGCGCCGGTCGACCACGGCGCCGAGTGGATGTACTGCCCACTCCAGGTCAGCCGCTGGGCGTACTGGATGTTGGTGCGGTAGCCGCTCGCGCCGTCGGTGTCGGTGGTGTCGAAGACGGTCTGCGCCTTCTTCTCCATGACGACCATCGCGCCGCTGGAGGACGGGGTGCTCGCCTTGCCCAGGCTCACCGGCATGGTCTTGACCACCTTGCCGGCCTGCAGGACCGTCATCTTCTTGGTCTTGTTGTCCACCTTCATCTCGAACTTGCGCCCGATCTTCGAGGTGGCCGAGCGGTCCTTGTCGCCGTAGATGCCCTTGCCCGTGGGCAGGCCGCCGACCGCGATCCGCACCTTGATCGTGGTGCCGGTCGACCAGTACTCCGGGGCGCGGTAGAACGCCGCGGTGCCGCTCGACGTCCACGACCAGGTGCCCGGCTGCGCCGGGGTGGTCTCGACGAACATCCGCTTCTGCACGGCGGCGCGGTCGGCCTTCTTGATGCCCGGGCTGAACTCGACGACGACCGGCATGGCGACGCCGTAGGTGTGGTCGTCGAACAGGTAGAGGCCGGTGCCGGTCCGCCTGCCGGGGGCGCCCATCGTGGTGAAGGTGGTCTTCGAGGTCGTGGTGGCGCCGTTGTCGGCGGTCGCGGTGACCTCGGCGGTGTAGGTCTGCTTGGTGGCCAGGGTCTTGCCCGGCACCCAGGACGAGTTGTCGTCGCGCAGCTTGCCGGCCACCGCCTTGCCCTTGGCGTCGGTGAGCTTGACCGAGGTGACCTTGCCGTTGCCGACCTCGAGCCCGATCTCGGTGCTCACCGGCACGTTCTTCTTACCGGCGGCCGGAGTGATGGACAGCGTGGCCGGGCCGGCCGCGGTGGTGCTCTCCGGCTGGGCCGAACTGGATGGTCCGGCGGCCGGGCCGGCGCTCGCGGCCAGGGCCGGGTCGCTGAGGGCCGGCTTCGCGTCGCCGCTGCACGCGGCCAGCGGCACGGTCACCGCGAGCGCGAGCAGTATCGCCACATTGCGGCGGAAGTCAACCATCGTCGGGGGCCCCGTTCGTGAGTTCTCGGCGCAGCCATCCTGACGCATGAACGCAAATCCCGGGTCCCTCTTAAGGCGGGAAGCAGGCGATTTCGAGGATCTTCCGAGGCCGTGCTACCGTTTCTTCGTTGCCAGGCGCCGCTAGCTCAACTGGCAGAGCAGCGGACTCTTAATCCGCGGGTTGTAGGTTCAAGTCCTACGCGGCGCACCAACTCGATCAAGGCCGCTGCACCTCATGGTGTGGCGGCCTTCGTCGTTTCCGCCCGCGATAGGGTGGCGCGTGCCTTCTGAGAACCTCCTCACCATCGACGACCTCGACGCCATCGCCTTCCGGTCCGCCGACGAGACCGATCCGGCGCCGATCGTCGCCGAGCTGGTCGCCGCCGTCGAGCAGGGCCGGGTCGCCGACGACGAGGCCGCCGCGCATGCCTACCTGCTGGCCGCCGAGATCACCGAGCAGGCCGGCGACCTGCCCGCCGCCCTCGGCTGGGCCGAGAAGGCCGCGACCGCCCCGGGCGAGGACGGGCTGTCCCGCGCCTGCTACGCCGAGCTCCTGGTCAAATCGGGACGCGAGGGGGAGGGGCGCGAGGTCTTCGACGCGCTGCGGCCCGAGCTTCTGCAAGACCCACATGCCGCGGCGTACGTCGGTGAGGCGCTCGAGTCCTGCGGACTGGCCACGCTGGCCGACGAGTGGCTGTCCGAGACCGCCCGCACCCTGATCGAGGACGGCGCGTTCGACGAGGACGCGCCCGGCTCCGACGACGCGGACGACTTCGGCCCGGTCGACGTGCTCTACGCGGTCCTGGCCGAGCGGCACCGGATCCGTGAGGAGTCCCTGGAGGTCCCGCACGACGAGCTGGACGGCCTCTTCCACGAGATGGACTCGGCGGCCGACGCCCCGGACCTGGACGGTCAGGTGCTGCTCTTCTGGCCCGAGGCGGAGCTGGCTCAGGTGCTGGCCCGGTGGCCGGAGCGGGCCGACATCTACGGCAAGGCGTGGGACGAGCACCGCGCCGGTGTGGAGCGCACGCTGGCCGGCTGGTCGGCGACCGGCGCCACCCACCTCGGCCTCCTCCCGGCGTCGGCCGACGCCCTGCTGGCCTATGCAAGCGCGAACGACCTGAACCCGTCGAACCCGGAGACCCACGCCGACTACGCCGACGACCTGGCCGACAACGTCCCGGCCACCGAGTGGCCGCCGCAGCGCAACGCCGAGTGCTGGTGCGCCTCCGGCGCCAAGTACAAGAAGTGCTGCCTCCCGCGGTCCCGCGGCTGACCCCTCGGCGGCGGCGCGGCCGGGCTCTGCTAATGTTCTTCCTCGTTGGCCGGCGCCGCTAGCTCAACTGGCAGAGCAGCGGACTCTTAATCCGCGGGTTGTAGGTTCAAGTCCTACGCGGCGCACCAATCAAGGCCCTGATCAGGCGTTCATCGCTTGATCAGGGCCTTTTTCGTGTTCCCGGCCGTTCTCACCGCAGCGGTCCGCTGAACCTGCTAATACCTATTACTCCTCGGCAAACGCTTGACGGCGGGTCGCCGGGGCGCACAGGATGAAACACCGGCGTAACTAATGCGTATTAGCAGAGAAATCAGGAGGCCGCCATGCCCGCCGCACGCAGGCGTGTGACTCAGCAGGACATCGCCCGGATGACCGGTGTCAGCCAGGCGACCGTCTCGCTCGTGCTCAACGGCCGCAGCGACGCCGACGTCCGGATCGCCCCGGAGACCCGCGAGCGGGTCCTCGACGCGATCCGCACGACGGGGTACGTCGCCGACCCGATCGCCCGGCGCCTGGCCGCCCAGCACAACCGGATCATCGGCGTGTTCACCTACGAGCCGGTGTTCCCGGCCGAGCTGGGCAACTTCTACCACCCGTTCCTGGTCGGCATCGAGGAGTGCGCCGAGCGGATCGGCTGCGACCTGCTGCTGGTCACCAGCGCGCCGGTGGTGGACGGGCGGCGGCGGATGTTCCACGAGAACAACCGGCTGCGCCTGGCCGACGGGTGTGTCCTGCTCGGGCAGTGGCTCGACCCGGCCGACCTGGCCCGGCTGATGGACGACGGGCTGCCGTTCGTCAGCGTCGGGCGCCGCGACGACGCCGGCGGGCCGGTGCCCTACGTCGGCGCCGACTACCCGGCGGCCACCGCCGAGCAGGTGCGGCGGGCGGCCGGGCTGGGCCACCGCCGGATCGCGTACGTCGGCCACGGCACCGGCCCGGAGTCGCACGCCGACCGCCTGCGCGGCTTCACCGAGGCCGCTGCCGGGGCCGGGGTCGACGGCCGGCACCTGCCGATCGCCGGCCGGTCGCTGGACGAGGTGCTCGACCAGCTCGTCGGCGAGCGGCTCACCTGCGTCTTCGCCGAGGAGTTCGCGGACGGCGTGGCGCTGGCCGAGCGCGCGGCGGTCCGTGGCCTGCGCGTCCCCGACGATCTCTCCCTGGTGGCGCTCGGCGATCCGACCCGGCCCGCCACCACCGACCTCGCCGTGACCGGCTTCCGCATCCCCCGCCGGGAGATGGGTGTGCAGGCCGTCGAGGTGTTGTCCGCCCTTCTGGAAGGAGTTCCCACCGTGACGCAACGGCTGCTGACCTGCGAGCCCGTCGACGGTACGACGCTGGCGGCGGCTCGATGACCGAGCTGCGGGCCGATGTCCTGATCGTCGGTGGTGGCCTCGGCGGGGTCGCGGCGGCCCTCGCGGCGCTGCGGGCCGGCCGGTCGGTGCTGCTGACCGAGCAGTACGCCTGGCTCGGCGGCCAGTTGACCAGCCAGGCCGTGCCGCCGGACGAGCACAGCTGGGTCGAGCAGTTCGGCGTGACGGCCAGTTACCGGGCGTTGCGGGACGGGATCCGGGACTACTACCGCGCGTACTACCCGCTGGCCGGGCCGGCCCGGGCGATGCGGTACCTGAACCCGGGTGGTGGGCACGTCAGCCGGCTGTGCCACGAGCCGCGGGTCGCGGTCGCGGTGATCGAGGCGCTGCTCGCGCCGTACCGAAGCAATCGTCTTTTAAGGGTTTTGCTCGGTTCTGTGCCGGTGGCCGCGGCGACCGACGGCGATCGGGTCACGGCCGTCACCGTGCGGCGTGCGGACGGCGAGCTGGTGACGCTGTCGGCGCCGTTCGTGCTGGACGCGACCGAGACCGGGGAGCTGCTGCCGCTGACCGGGACCGAGTTCGTGACCGGGTTCGAGTCCCAGGCGCAGACCGGCGAGCCGAGTGCGCCCGCGGTCGCCGATCCGACGAACATGCAGGCGTTCTCGGTCTGTTTCGCGGTCGATCACGTCGACGGCGAGCACACGATCGAGCGCCCGGCGGAGTATGCGAAGTGGCGGGACTACCAGCCGTCGTTCTGGGGCGGGCCGCTGCTGTCCTGGCAGACGCCGAATCCGCGGACGCTGGAGATCTCCACCCGCAGCTTCACGCCGAACCCGGACGACGAGCCGTGGCTGGTCGAGGCCGACCAGCGGCACAACCCCGGCGACGGCAACCTGTGGACGTTCCGGCGGATCGCCGCCCGGCGCAACTTCACCGCGGGCGCCTATGCCAGCGACATCTGCCTGGTGAACTGGCCGATGATCGACTATTTCGAGACACCGCTGATCGGGGCCGCGGATCCCGCCGCGGTGGAGCGGGCCGCCCGCGAGCTCTCCTTCTCGGTGCTGTACTGGCTGCAGACCGAGGCACCGCGGCCGGACGGCGGCACCGGCTGGCGCGGCCTGCGGCTGCGCGGGGACGTCACCGGCGGCGCCGACGGGCTGGCCATGGCGCCGTACATCCGCGAGTCCCGGCGGATCCGCGCCGAGTACACCGTGGTCGAGCAGGACCTGTCGCTGGCCGTCCGCGGCGACAAGGGCGCGGTGTCGCACGCCGACGCGATCGGGGTCGGCATGTACCGGATCGACCTGCACCCGTCCACCGGTGGGGACCACTACGTCGACATCGGCTCCTGCCCGTTCGAGATCCCGCTCGGCGCCCTGATCCCGCAGCGGATGGAGAACCTCCTGCCGGCCGGGAAGAACATCGGCACCACGCACATCACCAACGGCTCGCACCGGCTGCATCCGGTCGAGTGGAACATCGGCGAGGTGGCCGGCGCGCTGGCCGGCTTCTGCCTCGATCGCGGGACGAGCCCACGCGCGGTGCGCAACAGCCCGGCCCTGCTCGCGGACTTCCAGACCCGGCTCGCCGCGGATGGCGTCGAGCTGCATTGGCCCGACATTTCAGGATATTGAGGATCCCCAACTCATGAAAATATTCGCCACTGCTTCCGCTGTCCTCCTCCTCGGCACCCTGGTCGCCTGCGGCGGGGGTGAGAGCGCCGCCGACGGCCCGATCACCCTGCGCATGACGACCTGGACCAACAACGAGGCGCACGTCAAGCTGTTCACCGACATCGCCGCCGAGTACCACACCGCGCACCCGGACGTGACCGTCACGTTCGACGCGCTGCCGGTGGAGAACTACACGACCGCCGTCACCACCCAGATCGCCGGCGGCAACACCCCCGACCTGGCCTGGATCCTCGAGGGCGCGGCACCCGACTTCGTCTCCTCCGGGGCGCTGGAGCCGCTGGACGACGCGATCGACAACAAATCCGAGCTGGTCGCGTCGACGACCGCGCTCTGGCAGCGGGACGGCAAGCTGCTCGCCTACCCGTTCTCCACCTCGCCGTTCGGCGTCTTCGTCAACACCGACCTGGTCAAGAACCTGCCGACCGGCGACAAGTGGACCTGGGACAGCGCGATCGCCGCGGTCGCACCGGCCACCGCGGCCGGCAAGCAGGGCCTGGTGCCGCGCGACTTCGACTACAAGGACTGGACCAACCTCGCGCCGATCTTCGACGCGTGGGGTGCCCAGGCCTGGTCGGCCGACGGTACGACCTGCGGCTTCGACCAGCAGCCGATGATCGACGCGATGACCTTCATCCACCAGGCGATCTTCGAGAAGAAGGCGATCCCCGGCCCGGGCGTCTCGGCCGACTTCTTCGCCGGCGACGCCGCGATGACCATCACCCAGATCTCGCGCGCCTCGCTGCTCAAGGAAGCCAAGTTCATGTGGACGCTGGTGCCGCTGCCGACCGGCCCGAAGGGTGATTACGCGGTGATCGGCCAGGCCGGCCTCGGGGTCCTCAAGAAGGGCAAGCACGCCGACGCGGCCAAGGACTTCCTCCGCTTCTTCACCAGCGACGCGAACTCGGCGAAGCTCGCCGCCTACTTCCCGCCGCCGCGGCAGTCACAGCTCAACGCCGAGACCCTGGGCAAGAGCAACCCGCTGCTCAAGCCCGAGCAGCTCAACGACGTGGTGATCGACGGCATCTCGACCGGCGTGGTCAAGCCCAACCACAGGAACAGCGCCGAGATCAACCAGGCGGTCCGCTCGGCCCTGGATCCGATGTGGAAGCCGGACGCCGACGTCAAGACCGTGCTGACCGGGGTCTGCACCGCCATTCAGCCGTTGCTGGCGAAGTGAGACCTCGCTACTGGACGACCCGCCGTCGCGACCAGCTGACCGGGTGGCTGTTCATCGCCCCGCAGCTGGCCGGGACGGTGGTGTTCGTCCTGATCCCGCTGGTCCTGGTGGTCTGGTACAGCCTGCACGAGTGGAACGTGCTGGCCGACTCGTTCACGTTCATCGGCGCGGACAACTACCGGGCGCTGGCGAGCGATCCGAAGCTCGGCGGCGTGCTGCGGGCCAGCCTGATCTTCTCGGCCGGGCTGGTGGTGCTCAACCTGTCGCTGGCGCTGCTGCTGGCGGTGCTGCTCAACCAGCGGCTGCGCGGCACGACGTTCTTCCGGGTGCTGTTCTTCTCCCCGGTGGTGGTCTCGCTGGTGGCGTGGACGATCGTCTGGCGGTTCATGCTGCAGGACAACGGCGGGGTCAACGCCCTGCTGCACGCGGTCGGCATCGCCGGGCCCAACTGGCTGCGCTCCGGCGGCACGGCGATGGCCGCGGTCGTCGTGGTGCAGGTCATCAAGAACGTCGGGCTCAACATGGTGCTGTTCCTGGCCGCGCTGCAGGGGGTGCCGAGGGACCTCTACGACGCGGCGCGCACCGACGGCGCCCCGGCCTGGACCACGTTCCGGCGCATCACGCTGCCGCTGATCAGCCCGACGCTGCTACTCACCGCGATCATCACGGTGGTCGGCTCGCTGCAGGTCTTCGCGCAGATCGCGGTGCTCACCGAGGGCGGCCCGGGCACCTCGACCACCGTGCTCGTCTACTACCTCTACCAGCAGGCCTTCCAATTCCATGCCTTCGGGTACGGCGCGACGCTCGGCGTGCTGCTCTTCGTCATCGTGCTGGCCCTGACCGTCCTGCAGTGGCAACTGCGCCGGAGGTGGGTCTTCCATGAGCAATAAGACCAAGATTATTTTGTACGGAATCCTGAGCGTCCTCTGCGTCCCGTTCGTCTTCCCCACCTGGTGGATGATCACCAGCGCGCTGAAGCCGAACAGCGAGATCTTCTCCGCCTCGCTCTGGCCGAGCCACCCGTCGTTCGCGGCGTTCCACGACGTGTTCACCCTGCAGCCGTTCGCCCGGCAGTACTTCAACAGCGCGTACATCGCCCTGGTGGTCACCGCCGGAACCCTGATCTTCGCCGCGATGGCCGGCTACGCCTTCGCCCGGATCCGGTTCCGCGGCCAGAACGTGCTGTTCGTGGTGGTCCTCACCGGCCTGCTGATCCCGAGCGAGGTGACGATCGTCCCGCTGTTCCGGATGTTCAACAGCCTCGGCCTGATCGACACGCACTGGCCGCTCATCCTGGTCCCGATCTTCGGGGCGCCGAGCGTGCTCGCGACGTTCATCATGCGGCAGTTCTTCATCACGCTGCCGGTCGAGCTGGAGGAGGCGGGCCGGATGGACGGCCTCGGCCGGCCCGGGATCTTCGCCCGGATCGCCCTGCCGCTGGCCCGGCCGGCCCTCGCCGCGGTCGCCATCTTCACGTTCCTGACCAGCTGGAACCTCTACCTGGAGCCGATCGTCTACCTGTCCTCGCGGGACAACTTCACGCTGCCCCAGGCGCTGACCCAGTTCACCGACGCGTACCAGGGACCGCTCTGGAACGTCCAGCTCTCCGCGGCGTCGCTGACCGCCATCCCGGTCCTGATCGTCTTCGTGCTCGCGCAGCGCCAGTTCATCGAAGGGCTCGCCCACACCGGATTGAAAGGCTGACCCCCATGGCCGACCCGCTCTCCCGCCGGACCGTCCTGCTCAGCGGCCTCGCGGCCGGCGGCGCGCTGCTCGCGGCCGAGCCCGCGCGGGCCGCCGCGGCCACCGACTTCGACACGGTACGTCTGCAGTGGTTCGACACGCTCATCGGAAGCTACGACCTCGCCGACCCGGTCGTCGCGGCCTACGTCACCGACACGGCGGCGACCGCCCAGGCGCTCTGGTCGAGCCTGAACACCGCGAGCGGCCGCACCTACCTCTGGTCCGACCTGGACAGCGGCACGGTCTCGGCGGTCCAGCGCAACAACGCCGGACGGCTCCGCACGCTGGCGCTCGCCTACCGGTCCCGGGGATCGGCGCTGGCCGGCAACCCGGATCTGAAGAACGACCTGGCCTCGGCGCTGGACTGGTTCCTCGCGCAGAAGTACGGCCCGTCGGTGCACTCCTACGACAACTGGTGGGACTGGCAGATCGGCATCCCGCTCGCGCTCAACGACGTCTGCGTGGCCCTGCACGACCAGATCGGCGCCGCGCGGGTGGCCACGGCGATGGCCGCGATCGCGCACTACGCCCCGGATCCCACGGTCACCGGCGGCGCGGTGTCGACCGGGGCCAACCGCAACTGGGCCTGCGCGATCGCGATCGTCCGCGGGGCGCTGAGCGGCGACGCGGCGACCATCGCGGGCGCCAAGAACGCGATCGCCGACGTCTTCACGTACGCCACCGGCGGCGACGGGTTCTATCCCGACGGCGGGTTCATCCAGCACGCGTACTTTCCGTACACCGGCGGTTATGGCATCTCGCTGCTGCAGTACCTGACCTACGCGATGCTCGCCACGCGGGGGACGCCGTGGGCGTTCACCGCGCCGCGGATCTCCGAGATCTACGACTGGACCCAGCGGAACTACCGCCCGTGGATCTACGGCGGCGCGATGATGGACATGGTCCGCGGGCGGGGCCTGTCCCGGTTCTACGAGACCGATCATCGCCAGGGGCGGCTCACCGTGGCGACACTTCTGCAGCTCGCCGAGGTGCTGCCGGCGGCGCGGGCGGGCACGGTGCGAGCGCAGTGCAAGGGGTGGATGGCCGCGGACGGGTTCTTCGCGTACGACTCCGCGCCGATCGAGCAGGTGCGGCTCGCGTCGATCGTCCTCGGGCGCGCGGTGCTGGCCGACCCGTCCGTCGCGGCGGTGGGGGAGTCGACGGAGACCGTGGTGGCGACCTCGGTCGCGCGGGCCGTGCACCGCCGTCCCGGATTCGCCTACGCGGTGGCGATGGACAGCAGCACGATCAAGCCGTACGAGAGCGCCAACAACGAGAACCTCAAGGGCTGGTACACCAGCGAGGGCGCGGTGTACGTGTACCTGCCGGCGCAGCCCGGGCACTGGACGAACCAGTACTGGCCGACCGCCGACAAGTACCGCGTCCCGGGCACCACCGTCGACACCAGGACGCTCGCGCTCGGCGCCGGCCGCGGCTCGACGAACACCTGGACCGGCGGCGCCCTGCTGGACGGGAACGCGGCGCTCGGGATGGGGCTGTCCTTCGCGGTGCAGACGCTCACCGCGAAGAAGTCCTGGCTCTGCGCCGGTGACGTGATCGTCTGCCTCGGCGCCGGCATCACCAGCACCGACGGCAACACCGTCGAGACGATCGTCGAGCAGCGCAACATCGGCCCGGACGGCGCCACCGTCCCGATCGTCGACGGCGCCGCCGCCCTGTCCCCGCCGAGCGGCACCCCCACCACGCTGAACCCGCGCTGGATCTGGATCCCGAAGGCCGGCGGGTACGTGTTCCCGGCCGGCACCGCCCTCAAGGCGACCCGCGCCGACCGCACCGGCAGGTGGACCGACCTGGACCACCGCGGCGTCTACGACGACGCGACGTCCTACACCCGCCGGTTCATCACCCTCTGGTACGACCACGGCGTCAGCCCGAGCGGCGCGAGCTACGCCTACCTTCAGCTGCCGGGCGCCACCCAGGCCGCGACCGCGGCGGCGGCCGGCTCGACCGACCTCGCCGTGGTGGCGAACTCGACCGCGGTGCAGGCGGTGCGCCGCGCGAGCGACGGCCTGACGCTGGCCAACTTCTGGAGCGGCGCCGCGCCGAAGACCGCCGGGATCACGGTGGACCGGCCGGTCTCGGTCGTGCTGAGCCGGTCGGGCGGCGAGCTCGCGGTCGCGGTGAGCGACCCGACCCGGCGACTCGGCGGCCCGGTCACCGTCACGATCGACGGCGCGGCGACCGGGACGATCTCCGCCGACCCCGGCATCGAGGTGCTGG encodes:
- a CDS encoding carbohydrate ABC transporter permease, translating into MRPRYWTTRRRDQLTGWLFIAPQLAGTVVFVLIPLVLVVWYSLHEWNVLADSFTFIGADNYRALASDPKLGGVLRASLIFSAGLVVLNLSLALLLAVLLNQRLRGTTFFRVLFFSPVVVSLVAWTIVWRFMLQDNGGVNALLHAVGIAGPNWLRSGGTAMAAVVVVQVIKNVGLNMVLFLAALQGVPRDLYDAARTDGAPAWTTFRRITLPLISPTLLLTAIITVVGSLQVFAQIAVLTEGGPGTSTTVLVYYLYQQAFQFHAFGYGATLGVLLFVIVLALTVLQWQLRRRWVFHEQ
- a CDS encoding ABC transporter substrate-binding protein, which gives rise to MKIFATASAVLLLGTLVACGGGESAADGPITLRMTTWTNNEAHVKLFTDIAAEYHTAHPDVTVTFDALPVENYTTAVTTQIAGGNTPDLAWILEGAAPDFVSSGALEPLDDAIDNKSELVASTTALWQRDGKLLAYPFSTSPFGVFVNTDLVKNLPTGDKWTWDSAIAAVAPATAAGKQGLVPRDFDYKDWTNLAPIFDAWGAQAWSADGTTCGFDQQPMIDAMTFIHQAIFEKKAIPGPGVSADFFAGDAAMTITQISRASLLKEAKFMWTLVPLPTGPKGDYAVIGQAGLGVLKKGKHADAAKDFLRFFTSDANSAKLAAYFPPPRQSQLNAETLGKSNPLLKPEQLNDVVIDGISTGVVKPNHRNSAEINQAVRSALDPMWKPDADVKTVLTGVCTAIQPLLAK
- a CDS encoding FAD-dependent oxidoreductase, with the translated sequence MTELRADVLIVGGGLGGVAAALAALRAGRSVLLTEQYAWLGGQLTSQAVPPDEHSWVEQFGVTASYRALRDGIRDYYRAYYPLAGPARAMRYLNPGGGHVSRLCHEPRVAVAVIEALLAPYRSNRLLRVLLGSVPVAAATDGDRVTAVTVRRADGELVTLSAPFVLDATETGELLPLTGTEFVTGFESQAQTGEPSAPAVADPTNMQAFSVCFAVDHVDGEHTIERPAEYAKWRDYQPSFWGGPLLSWQTPNPRTLEISTRSFTPNPDDEPWLVEADQRHNPGDGNLWTFRRIAARRNFTAGAYASDICLVNWPMIDYFETPLIGAADPAAVERAARELSFSVLYWLQTEAPRPDGGTGWRGLRLRGDVTGGADGLAMAPYIRESRRIRAEYTVVEQDLSLAVRGDKGAVSHADAIGVGMYRIDLHPSTGGDHYVDIGSCPFEIPLGALIPQRMENLLPAGKNIGTTHITNGSHRLHPVEWNIGEVAGALAGFCLDRGTSPRAVRNSPALLADFQTRLAADGVELHWPDISGY
- a CDS encoding SEC-C metal-binding domain-containing protein is translated as MPSENLLTIDDLDAIAFRSADETDPAPIVAELVAAVEQGRVADDEAAAHAYLLAAEITEQAGDLPAALGWAEKAATAPGEDGLSRACYAELLVKSGREGEGREVFDALRPELLQDPHAAAYVGEALESCGLATLADEWLSETARTLIEDGAFDEDAPGSDDADDFGPVDVLYAVLAERHRIREESLEVPHDELDGLFHEMDSAADAPDLDGQVLLFWPEAELAQVLARWPERADIYGKAWDEHRAGVERTLAGWSATGATHLGLLPASADALLAYASANDLNPSNPETHADYADDLADNVPATEWPPQRNAECWCASGAKYKKCCLPRSRG
- a CDS encoding LacI family DNA-binding transcriptional regulator — encoded protein: MTQQDIARMTGVSQATVSLVLNGRSDADVRIAPETRERVLDAIRTTGYVADPIARRLAAQHNRIIGVFTYEPVFPAELGNFYHPFLVGIEECAERIGCDLLLVTSAPVVDGRRRMFHENNRLRLADGCVLLGQWLDPADLARLMDDGLPFVSVGRRDDAGGPVPYVGADYPAATAEQVRRAAGLGHRRIAYVGHGTGPESHADRLRGFTEAAAGAGVDGRHLPIAGRSLDEVLDQLVGERLTCVFAEEFADGVALAERAAVRGLRVPDDLSLVALGDPTRPATTDLAVTGFRIPRREMGVQAVEVLSALLEGVPTVTQRLLTCEPVDGTTLAAAR
- a CDS encoding Ig-like domain-containing protein, whose translation is MVDFRRNVAILLALAVTVPLAACSGDAKPALSDPALAASAGPAAGPSSSAQPESTTAAGPATLSITPAAGKKNVPVSTEIGLEVGNGKVTSVKLTDAKGKAVAGKLRDDNSSWVPGKTLATKQTYTAEVTATADNGATTTSKTTFTTMGAPGRRTGTGLYLFDDHTYGVAMPVVVEFSPGIKKADRAAVQKRMFVETTPAQPGTWSWTSSGTAAFYRAPEYWSTGTTIKVRIAVGGLPTGKGIYGDKDRSATSKIGRKFEMKVDNKTKKMTVLQAGKVVKTMPVSLGKASTPSSSGAMVVMEKKAQTVFDTTDTDGASGYRTNIQYAQRLTWSGQYIHSAPWSTGAQGRTNVSHGCVNVSPSNARWLFDKTLVGDPVTVKGTGDKLDYGNGWTPWDVSWKKFAEGSALPVPADLG
- a CDS encoding Ig-like domain-containing protein; protein product: MENYRVRSAGLSVPAGKGRRRVRATLVALLAGSLLFTAACSGSKSPSWQGGSNNAGTAESPSPQPTLSTVAVTSPAAAATGIEAWSDVKYTSDDPENTTVKVTDSQGAEVKGTVDKDEKVWHPAESMDWGSKYTVTVSTPPADGKGNETTSDFTVMKKPANLVRVTSFLGDKQVVGVGMPLIIKFGRSVPEKYRAEVERKMTVTSSPAQEGTWGWISPTEVHFRPKTYWQANTKIDYKVQLKGVKMGDGWYGKSDLTVDMKIGRSLIMTVDNKTKKMTVKKDGAVIKTLPVSLGKASTPSSSGTMVVIEKKEHTVFDTTDTDPTGGYKTNIDFAQRITWSGQFIHAAPWSEGQQGKRNVSHGCVNVSEAMGKWLFGQTMMGDVITVSGTEEKLKNGNGWTDWNVSYDTFKKTSAIS